A genomic window from Salmo salar chromosome ssa23, Ssal_v3.1, whole genome shotgun sequence includes:
- the lama3 gene encoding laminin subunit alpha-3 has product MKMTQGTVCWFGGVWGLLLWCALFGPCTDGQSAPQRHPNGRYDYLSQNHQSGKDPWHKGHPRIPRKYCDTSFNNQSAGAITQRCGTGYYRERTGPHRGQCVPCNCNSLSNECDEQTGRCLNCQYNTDGDRCERCKEGYYGNAAQKTCRGCPCPFRANNFAVACLDIGANEIECLCKPGYTGTRCERCAPDYYGNPMIYGGRCQRCHCDATSTCDHLTGKCKKPDDPGTNDQCIECDSCTQALLNDLENMDDGLELLRQQLQGIAYNSSPANLNQLEGAINETKALVGRYSTIVDAQGPKVNLLEAEVMSLDQDISLLEDKASYTLSDAENVLVKVIQTKQRAEDFIPKAQDLLMNIEDLLRQLSEANSSVNNITVGVEEVARMMKVVQRMVKEMRQLGCSNQTEKAAREQEGAHKLLDFIKNNMSAPLDDNQAVANETAQSLMTSVSALSDLAVAVAEADNTVNRTRSLNFNSTDFLRILTQLSGELERKRDSVLPEMNMTKDKLKNITGLLEMMKEMKKEYEHLAAEIDGAKPNLTKRLNDIAKAKQKEGIVVMAEEHAEELNRLAMELQMAVHNATNSSDLQHASESTGAYSSIIKAIEEAEMAANQSKEASDKALKDVEEQGLTNRSEELKHNASSLLTEALNAEKDLRETSAKVDNHKQRVGQTKNKRKMLRKDALAVTENLKEIQRDDIGKLIDSAKATVNAANNTVNDVTDRLNDISLAHIMLPNVSSNIGSVLDEVGNELKKLNETWPTLEDTLSRVKNLCSQASPSVSMTDSIRRIKDVIEEARDIVKRLSIGMTFNGKGHIELRPPTNVEDLKAFTAAELLLNLQETKPTRGDRSRRRRQNTQDDRNLFVLYLGNKDSSKDFIGMAVKNNTLRCVYKLGGVIHELNTDHITRAKVNSTVFDKVVFNRVYQDAELSVTHRFPSQPVDVSKESNRPNTTVGLLNLDTNSVVFYVGGYPDAFTPPVELRYPKYCGAIKLSTINGQFFSLYNFKNAINVDKQSYIKVSVSLQSTVPYYFDGTGYGLVTAIKEIKTPKRGVLKFHTNSQVENAILFYKGNEDSYTSVTVERGYVVVQGRQGTQVLNAKSTRKVSLNNEQFVIVMDTTFKVHVTGVQTEIIKIDNIMESLKHFYIGGLPASLRKRDNVTTPPFRGCIDNVILQSKEIEFNTTIGVSVGCPTSLLGVREATFHPGGSLSVDPQDFWTNPVAMVSLGFRTMENKGVLLRTSEERHGYQLSLVDGYVMFYFDENALKSTKTYNDGRWHYLTALRNGTQLELRVDNGDLGQHQTTPQVKPNEQQVVLGGETFRGCLANLHIRRPEESFIPADFSSFTQKGDVILGMCRLQPPPQAIWEPAGLQERPKKSKPRSGAVHTECRLPKVSDPQAYQLTGAASWLSYIIAPEELNFRPHFSLEIRTRSSAGLLLHVSGNGDISQVSLYMTNGKIKLSLGKDRVIHNKNKSNDGRWHTVMVSVEKNTFHLVVDGFRVPDGILPAEEGSSLALQNPVYLGSDPASKTSWAQGDSLPKKSVIGCIRHFKVYNVLVGEPAANHGAPPCFDGATEAGAYFAGTGHVVLDKFFTVGSRFELTFEARPRNTTGLLFHARGRHRNSLSVFMRKNKVEVHVNDGLGDYSASVTPQQNLCDGTFHVIAVSKQNNVVQLNVDSESQRTVGPSHSSYTMTKDSLYIGGMSGTSKHKGVPISSSFVGCLRHIKVNKKPVVFKTASSVVGPVNINECPAD; this is encoded by the exons AGGTGTGGCACTGGAtactacagagagaggacagggccTCATAGGGGCCAGTGTGTACCCTGCAACTGTAACAGCCTGTCTAATGAATGTGACGAGCAAACAGGGAGATGTCTG AACTGTCAGTACAATACTGATGGGGATCGATGTGAGCGCTGCAAGGAAGGTTACTACGGCAATGCTGCCCAAAAGACCTGTCGTGGGTGTCCATGTCCCTTCAGAGCCAACAA TTTTGCAGTAGCATGTCTGGATATTGGTGCAAATGAAATCGAATGTTTGTGCAAACCTGGCTACACTGGAACCAGATGTGAGAG GTGTGCCCCTGATTACTATGGTAACCCAATGATATATGGAGGCAGGTGCCAGCGATGCCACTGTGATGCTACCAGTACCTGTGACCATCTGACTGGAA AGTGTAAGAAGCCTGATGATCCCGGCACAAATGACCAATGCATAG AGTGTGACAGCTGTACTCAGGCCTTACTGAATGATTTGGAAAATATGGATGATGGGCTGGAATTGCTAAGGCAGCAGCTTCAGGGCATTGCTTACAACAGCTCACCAGCCAACCTTAACCAGCTGGAAGGTGCCATTAATGAAACAAAG GCTCTGGTTGGAAGGTACAGCACTATTGTGGATGCTCAGGGTCCAAAGGTCAATCTGCTGGAAGCAGAAGTTATGAGTCTGGATCAGGACATAAGCCTACTGGAAGACAAG GCAAGTTACACTCTCTCAGATGCTGAGAATGTCTTGGTGAAAGTGATCCAAACCAAACAGAGAGCCGAGGATTTTATCCCTAAAGCTCAAGATCTTCTAATGAATATAGAAG ATCTCCTTCGACAGCTGAGTGAGGCTAATTCTAGTGTAAACAACATCACTGTGGGAGTGGAGGAGGTAGCCAGGATGATGAAGGTGGTGCAGCGCATGGTGAAGGAGATGAGACAGCTTGGCTGCAGTAACCAGACAGAGAAGGCTGCCAGGGAGCAAGAGGGCGCTCACAAAC TCTTGGACTTCATCAAGAACAATATGTCAGCTCCATTAGACGACAACCAGGCTGTAGCCAATGAGACGGCACAGTCCCTGATGACGTCGGTCTCTGCGTTGAGTGATCTGGCCGTGGCTGTGGCAGAAGCAGACAATACAGTTAACAGGACACGGAGCCTCAACTTCAACAGTACTGACTTCCTAAGAATCCTGACG CAACTAAGTGGTGAGCTGGAGAGGAAACGTGATTCAGTCCTTCCTGAAATGAATATGACCAAAGATAAACTGAAGAATATCACAGGCCTTTTGGAAATGATGAAGGAGATGAAAAAG GAATATGAGCACCTTGCAGCCGAGATAGATGGAGCAAAGCCCAATCTAACCAAGAGGCTGAATGATATCGCTAAAGCCAAACAGAAGGAGGGCATTGTTGTCATGGCAGAGGAGCATGCAGAGGAACTAAACAGACTGGCAATGGAACTACAAAT GGCAGTGCATAATGCCACCAACAGCTCTGACCTGCAGCATGCTTCAGAAAGCACGGGAGCCTACAGCAGCATCATAAAAGCCATTGAAGAGGCAGAGATGGCGGCCAACCAATCCAAAGAGGCATCCGACAAAGCTCTGAAG GATGTGGAGGAGCAAGGTCTGACCAACAGGTCTGAGGAACTAAAGCATAATGCAAGTAGCTTACTGACAGAGGCCCTGAATGCTGAGAAGGACCTCAGAG AGACCTCAGCCAAAGTTGACAACCACAAGCAACGTGTTGGTCAGACCAAGAACAAAAGAAAGATGCTGAGAAAAGATGCTCTCGCAGTTACAGAGAATCTTAAAGAGATTCAAAGAG atGACATTGGGAAGCTCATAGACTCTGCCAAAGCAACTGTCAACGCTGCCAATAACACAGTCAATGAcgtaacagacagactaaatgATATCAGCTTGGCACATATAATGCTTCCTAATGTCAGTTCAAACATTGGCAGTGTGCTCGATGAGGTTGGCAATGAAT TGAAGAAATTGAACGAGACATGGCCTACTTTGGAAGACACCCTCAGCAGGGTAAAAAACCTGTGCTCCCAGGCTTCCCCTAGTGTCAGTATGACAGACAGCATCAGGAGAATCAAGGACGTGATAGAGGAGGCCAGAGACATTGTCAAAAGG CTCTCTATCGGCATGACCTTCAATGGGAAGGGTCACATTGAGCTCCGCCCCCCCACCAATGTTGAGGATTTGAAGGCGTTTACAGCTGCTGAACTTCTTCTCAACCTCCAGGAGACCAAGCCCACTAGGGGGGACCGCAGCCGTAGGCGCAGACAGAACACACAGGATGACAGAAACCTCTTTGTGCTCTATCTCGGCAACAAGGAC TCATCCAAAGACTTCATTGGAATGGCTGTAAAGAATAACACTCTCCGCTGTGTATACAAGCTGGGTGGAGTCATACATGAGTTGAACACCGACCACATAACCAGAGCCAAAGTGAACTCCACTGTTTTTGACAAGGTCGTCTTTAACAG AGTTTACCAAGATGCTGAGCTCAGTGTCACACACAGGTTCCCATCACAGCCTGTCGATGTGTCTAAGGAGAGTAACCGGCCCAACACGACAGTTGGCCTCCTCAACCTGGACACCAACAGTGTGGTCTTCTACGTAGGCGGCTATCCTGATGCCTTCACT CCTCCAGTGGAGCTGCGCTACCCCAAATACTGTGGAGCCATAAAACTGTCTACTATCAATGGTCAATTCTTTAGTCTGTACAACTTCAAGAATGCCATCAACGTAGACAAACAGTCATATATAAA GGTTAGTGTTAGTCTACAGTCAACAGTGCCTTATTATTTTGACGGCACTGGTTACGGTTTGGTTACGGCCATTAAAGAAATTAAAACCCCGAAAAGAGGAGTGCTCAAGTTCCACACAAACAGCCAGGTGGAGAATGCAATACTGTTTTATAAAGGAAATGAG GATTCGTACACTAGTGTTACTGTGGAGAGAGGTTATGTTGTGGTGCAGGGAAGACAAGGCACCCAAGTCCTCAATGCCAAGAGTACTAGAAAAGTTTCACTCAAT AATGAACAATTTGTAATAGTCATGGATACAACATTTAAAGTACATGTGACTGGAGTACAAACTGAGATTATCAAAATAGACAACATCATGGAAAGTTTAAAACATTTCTACATTGGGGGTCTACCAGCGTCATTACGAAAAAG AGATAATGTCACAACCCCACCATTCAGAGGATGTATAGATAATGTGATTTTACAATCTAAGGAGATTGAGTTTAACACGACAATTGGTGTCAGTGTTGGATGCCCAACCTCGCTTTTG GGTGTTCGTGAGGCTACTTTCCACCCTGGTGGCTCCCTCTCAGTGGACCCACAGGATTTCTGGACCAACCCTGTGGCCATGGTTTCTTTGGGGTTCAGGACCATGGAGAATAAAGGTGTTCTTCTCAGGACCAGCGAAGAG CGTCATGGATACCAGCTCTCATTGGTTGATGGCTATGTGATGTTTTACTTTGATGAAAATGCCTTGAAGTCTACCAAGACATACAATGATGGAAGATGGCACTACTTGACTGCATTAAGGAATGGCACACA ATTGGAGTTGAGGGTTGATAACGGTGATTTGGGCCAGCATCAAACCACCCCCCAAGTCAAGCCCAATGAACAGCAGGTTGTGTTGGGAGGAGAGACCTTCAGGGGCTGCCTGGCTAACCTTCATATCAGGAG GCCTGAAGAAAGCTTTATTCCTGCTGACTTCAGCTCATTCACCCAGAAGGGAGATGTGATCCTGGGGATGTGCAGACTACAGCCCCCTCCTCAGGCCATATGGGAGCCAGCAGGCCTTCAAGAGAGGCCCAAGAAATCCAAACCA AGATCTGGTGCTGTGCATACTGAGTGCAGACTGCCCAAAGTGTCTGACCCCCAGGCCTACCAGCTAACTGGGGCTGCTAGCTGGCTCAGTTACATCATCGCACCTGAAGAACTTAATTTCAG GCCTCACTTCTCCCTGGAGATCAGAACCAGGTCATCTGCGGGGCTGTTGCTCCATGTCTCAGGGAACGGGGACATCTCCCAAGTCTCTCTGTACATGACCAACGGCAAGATCAAACTCTCACTGGGGAAGGACAGAGTCATCCACAACAAGAATAAGAGCAATGATGGAAGATGGCATACA GTAATGGTCAGTGTGGAGAAGAACACTTTCCACCTGGTCGTGGATGGTTTCCGTGTGCCTGATGGTATTCTACCTGCAGAGGAGGGTTCCTCCTTAGCCCTGCAGAACCCGGTCTATCTGGGCAGTGACCCTGCCTCCAAAACCTCTTGGGCTCAG GGTGACTCTCTTCCCAAGAAGAGTGTGATTGGCTGTATACGCCATTTCAAAGTGTACAATGTTCTGGTTGGTGAACCAGCCGCCAATCACGGGGCCCCGCCCTGCTTTGATGGGGCAACAGAGGCTGGGGCATACTTTGCTGGCACAGGACATGTGGTCTTAG ATAAGTTCTTTACTGTGGGCTCCCGTTTTGAGCTGACCTTTGAGGCTCGCCCACGGAACACTACAGGCCTCCTCTTCCATGCCAGGGGTCGTCATAGGAACAGCCTAAGTGTCTTCATGAGGAAAAACAAG GTGGAGGTCCACGTGAATGATGGGTTAGGTGACTACAGTGCATCTGTGACACCTCAACAAAACCTGTGTGATGGCACATTCCATGTTATTGCAG TGTCCAAACAGAACAATGTAGTCCAACTGAACGTGGACTCAGAGTCTCAGCGTACGGTCGGGCCTTCCCACTCCTCCTACACAATGACTAAGGATTCCCTCTACATTGGTGGCATGTCCG GCACATCAAAGCATAAAGGAGTGCCAATCTCTTCTTCGTTTGTTGGCTGCTTGCGGCACATAAAGGTCAATAAAAAGCCTGTTGTTTTTAAGACAGCCTCCAGTGTGGTCGGCCCTGTGAACATCAATGAATGCCCAGCAGACTAA
- the LOC106584358 gene encoding tetratricopeptide repeat protein 39C, with the protein MAGPEQSKQQQVEEKAEHIDDAELALQGINMLLNNGFRESDELFRKYRTHSPLMSFGASFVSFLNAMMTFEEEKMQTACDDLRTTEKLCESDNVGVIETIRNKIKKSLESQRSGVVVVDRLQRQIIVADCQVYLAVLSFIKQELSSYIKGGWILRKAWKMYNKCHSDISQLQETCVRRCSSHEEDLSSDQANHNTPVEGAVTAEALDRLKGSVSFGYGLFHLCISMVPPHLLKIINLLGFPGDRLQGLSSLMYASESKDMKAPLATLALLWYHTVVLPFFALDGSDTQAGLEEAKAILQRKAVVYPNSSLFMFFKGRVQRLECQINSALVSFHDALELASDQREIQHVCLYEIGWCSMIEMNFEDAFRSFERLKNESRWSQCYYAYLTGVCQGAAGDLDGAKDVFKDVQKLFKRKNNQIEQFALKRAERLRKMPPTRELCILGVIEVLYLWKALPNCSSSKLQLMNQLLQSVDDTSCRGLKNLLLGSIHKCHGNNKDAIQSFQLAARDEFGRQTNSYVQPYSCYELGCVLLAQPETVGKGRAFLLQAKEDYAGYDFENRLHVRIHSAMASLKEVVPQ; encoded by the exons ATGGCGGGCCCAGAGCAGTCCAAGCAGCAGCAGGTAGAGGAGAAAGCTGAGCACATAGACGACGCTGAGCTCGCTCTTCAAGGTATCAACATGCTTCTCAACAACGGATTCAGGGAGAGCGACGAGCTTTTCAGAAAATACAG GACTCACAGTCCACTGATGAGCTTTGGGGCCAGTTTTGTCAGCTTCCTG AATGCCATGATGACCTTTGAGGAGGAGAAGATGCAGACGGCGTGTGACGACCTGAGGACCACGGAGAAGCTGTGTGAGAGTGACAACGTTGGGGTCATAGAGACAATCAGGAACAAGATCAAGAAGAGT tTGGAGTCCCAGAGGTCAGGGGTCGTGGTTGTGGACCGCCTGCAGCGACAGATCATTGTGGCCGACTGCCAGGTCTACCTCGCTGTGCTCTCCTTCATCAAACAGGAGCTCTCAT CGTACATAAAAGGAGGCTGGATACTCCGTAAAGCCTGGAAGATGTACAATAAGTGCCACAGTGACATCAGTCAGCTGCAGGAGACCTGTGTGAGGCGCTGTTCCTCCCATGAGGAGGACCTGTCCTCAGACCAGGCCAACCACAACACCCCAGTGGAGGGTGCTGTGACTGCAGAGGCCCTGGACCGACTCAAGGGCTCCGTCAGCTTCGGCTACGGCCTCTTCCATCTCTGCATCTCCATGGTACCACCACACCTGCTCAAGATCATCAACCTGCTGGGTTTCCCGGGCGATCGTCTCCAGGGTCTGTCCTCCCTCATGTATGCCAGTGAGAGTAAGGACATGAAGGCCCCGCTAGCTAC ATTGGCCCTCCTGTGGTACCACACAGTAGTGCTGCCTTTCTTtgctctggatggttctgacacTCAGGCAGGCCTGGAGGAGGCCAAGGCCATTCTCCAGAGGAAGGCTGTGGTCTACCCCAATTCCTCCCTCTTCATGTTCTTTAAAGGACGGGTTCAGAGGTTAGAG TGCCAAATTAACAGTGCTCTGGTGTCCTTCCATGATGCACTAGAGCTGGCATCAGACCAAAGAGAGATCCAGCACGTGTGTCTCTATGAAATCG GCTGGTGCAGTATGATCGAGATGAACTTTGAGGATGCGTTTAGGTCGTTTGAGAGGCTGAAGAATGAGTCCCGGTGGTCACAGTGTTACTATGCCTACCTGACTGGAG TATGTCAGGGAGCTGCAGGGGACTTAGATGGTGCTAAGGATGTCTTCAAAGATGTCCAGAAACTGTTCAAGAGGAAGAACAACCAGATTGAGCAGTTTGCCCTCAAGCGG gcagagagactgaggAAGATGCCTCCCACCAGAGAGCTGTGCATTCTGGGGGTCATAGAGGTGCTGTACCTGTGGAAGGCTCTGCCCAACTGCTCCTCCTCCAAACTGCAGCTCATGAATCAGT TGTTACAGAGTGTGGATGACACATCGTGCAGAGGTCTGAAAAACCTCCTTCTCGGTTCCATCCACAAATGTCATGGAAATAATAAAGATGCCATCCAG TCGTTCCAGCTGGCTGCCAGAGATGAGTTTGGTCGACAAACCAACTCTTATGTGCAGCCATACTCCTGCTATGAGCTTGGATGTGTCCTGCTTGCCCAGCCAGAG ACGGTGGGAAAAGGGAGAGCATTTCTGCTTCAGGCAAAG GAGGATTATGCAGGCTATGACTTTGAGAACAGGCTTCACGTGCGCATCCACTCAGCCATGGCCTCGCTGAAGGAAGTGGTACCCCAATGA